From the genome of Papaver somniferum cultivar HN1 chromosome 2, ASM357369v1, whole genome shotgun sequence, one region includes:
- the LOC113348912 gene encoding SKP1-like protein 1A isoform X2 has translation MHKLHIYCEFISLLHNVIMSTSKMVNLSSDGEAFEVTEDVALQSQTIKHMIEDDCADNGIPLPNVTSKILAEVVEYCKKHVPSPKGDDAKAEEEEKLKTWDADFVKVDQATLFDIVLAANYLNIKNLLDLTCQTVADMIKGKTPEEIRKTFNIKNDFTPEEEEEVRRENQWAFE, from the exons ATGCATAAACTGCACATCTATTGTGAATTTATTTCTTTATTGCATAAT GTCATCATGTCGACTTCAAAGATGGTAAACTTGAGTTCTGATGGAGAAGCTTTTGAAGTTACTGAAGATGTTGCCCTTCAATCTCAAACAATTAAGCATATGATCGAAGACGATTGTGCTGACAACGGAATACCTTTGCCTAATGTAACAAGCAAGATTCTGGCTGAAGTTGTTGAATACTGCAAGAAACATGTCCCAAGTCCTAAAGGGGACGATGCTAAagctgaggaagaagaaaaacttaaGACCTGGGATGCTGATTTTGTTAAGGTCGATCAAGCTACATTGTTCGATATTGTCTTAGCAGCAAACTACTTGAATATTAAGAACTTATTGGACTTGACTTGCCAGACAGTTGCGGATATGATCAAGGGAAAGACACCGGAGGAAATTCGCAAGACGTTCAATATTAAGAATGACTTCACCcctgaggaagaggaggaggttaGAAGGGAGAACCAGTGGGCTTTTGAATGA
- the LOC113348912 gene encoding coiled-coil domain-containing protein 22 homolog isoform X1, whose protein sequence is MDEAQEILINSLENSGISLPAGVFKIKDLTETALVSICSQSLRQIDNSLLFPTSLPDSMAERFKICSEISSAVKKLGYRGDMSFNQFLYPSEEDSYKLVRFLVDKLSEISEGGKEADLNEPVASLVVEPRVKEEVRESSSTVSDEVIINDPLDASLPLQRNNEPAIASLSKSESLESNAEDAGYEKEGEIMENSSEIIKAAADSPPQVNDSTTKLKQKLASLQASSSRLKSSIKELRSQETMLQKEVAEKTSESHLLEVDNELLKWAIRMTSDEQHPLDFHIEDLTRQLESRRQSLLQLEAQCDAVEKSFSEKKRSLEESRSMQNPEVLEKLHKVHEIEPETEAIRSEIKKREEELSRLTVELKSQPKGASRKSYIQRITEITKNSRKQDADIERILKETRELQLESNSIQDRLHRTFTVVDETVFRDAKKDPVRRQAYLLLTSIHESFDLLSQKILATDRARRAVTEQEAKLAKMASNSLNMYKLQADLEAIRRENEFLEQQQPLRDA, encoded by the exons GTCAGATCGACAATTCTCTGTTGTTTCCTACCTCATTACCGGACTCTATGGCGGAAAGGTTTAAGATATGTTCAGAAATCTCTTCTGCTGTGAAAAAATTAGGGTATAGAGGAGATATGAGCTTCAATCAG TTCCTGTATCCTTCTGAAGAGGACTCCTATAAGTTGGTCAGATTTTTGGTAGATAAGCTGTCTGAGATATCAGAAGGTGGAAAAGAAGCTGACTTGAATGAGCCCGTTGCTAGTTTGGTCGTGGAACCAAGAGTGAAAGAAGAGGTCCGAGAGTCCTCAAGTACCGTTAGTGATGAGGTTATTATCAATGATCCACTTGATGCTTCTTTACCTCTGCAGCGGAATAATGAGCCTGCTATTgcaagtttatcaaaatcagaATCACTTGAATCAAATGCGGAAGATGCTGGATACGAAAAAGAGGGGGAAATTATGGAGAACTCCTCAGAGATAATCAAGGCGGCTGCTGATTCACCACCTCAAGTAAATGATAGTACTACGAAACTTAAGCAGAAACTGGCCTCTCTACAAGCGTCATCATCCAGG TTAAAAAGTAGCATCAAAGAGTTACGAAGCCAAGAAACGATGCTGCAGAAGGAAGTGGCAGAGAAAACTTCAGAATCTCATCTTTTAGAGGTGGACAACGAGTTGTTGAAATGGGCAATAAGAATGACATCAGATGAGCAGCATCCTTTGGACTTCCATATTGAAGACCTAACTAGACAATTAGAATCGAGAAGGCAGTCTCTCTTGCAGTTGGAGGCGCAATG CGATGCAGTTGAAAAATCTTTCTCGGAGAAAAAAAGAAGCCTCGAGGAATCACGTAGCATGCAAAATCCAGAAGTGCTGGAAAAACTTCATAAGGTGCATGAAATCGAGCCTGAAACAGAGGCAATCAGATCTGAAATTAAAAAGAG AGAGGAAGAACTTTCCAGACTTACAGTGGAGCTTAAGAGCCAACCCAAAGGTGCGTCAAGAAAATCCTATATTCAGAGGATAACAGAGATTACTAAAAACAGCAGGAAACAAGATGCAGACATTGAGCGCATCTTGAAAGAAACACGTGAGCTTCAGTTGGAGAGCAACTCCATTCAAGACCGTCTTCATCGAACTTTCACCGTAGTTGATGAGACTGTGTTCAG GGATGCAAAGAAAGACCCAGTTAGGCGGCAAGCTTATTTGCTACTGACTAGCATCCACGAGAGTTTTGATTTGTTATCCCAGAAAATCCTAGCAACTGATAGAGCAAGAAGAGCAGTAACTGAACAAGAAGCAAAGCTTGCAAAGATGGCCTCTAACAGTTTAAACATGTACAAGCTGCAAGCAGATCTTGAAGCCATCAGGAGGGAAAATGAGTTCCTAGAACAACAGCAACCGCTCAGAGATGCATAA